TTGCAGAAAACCCAGCGGCCACTTCGGCAGCACTcgctgctgggggagggggtGAGGGGGCTCCGCAACTCCTCCCGCCGCACCGGAGCCGCCCCACACCGGGGTCACCGGGCAGCCGAGCCCAACCGGGGCTGGCTCGGCGGCAGCATCCGCCGCAGCTGCATTGCAGCGCTGACGTGGCTTCCCCGCCATTTGCCTCCCTGGCCGCGTGGCCGCATGGCCGCTCCGTCCCCGCCGTTCCCACCGGGGAGGAACCGGCTGCCCCCACCCCCCTTCAAGCTGCCCGCTCCGGGCTCCCACCCCGCTGTCAGATTGGGGGTCCCGGGTGGAACTTGGGGGGAGGCtggtgctgggagagctgctgccgGTTCTGTTTGTGGAGGGGGGGGTTCGCTACACACCCCCCCGAATTCCCCGCGCATCACGTCACCTCTGGAATGGGGTTAGGAAGTGTTTTGGGTCGCTGAAAAACGAGCCAAAGCAGGTTTAATGTTAAAGTGAAAGTGCAACGGAATTCACTGGTGACTTCCCTCTGTGACTCAGTACTGAAAGCCGGCCGAGGAAAATGGGGCTAAAATTTAAAATCGATCAGTGTGAAACTAGATTTGGCCAAAAATGAACTGGAGGCTGAAGATAGAAAAAGAATGTTAAAATGGAATAATAATTGAGATCTTCCCACTGAGTCAGAAGGGGCAGAGTGGACCCCCTGCCCCATTGTCAAACTGAGCCCTGGGCTTGACCAACAGTTTAAGCCTAAAGGCTTAAGAGCACTTAATCCAGAGcctaatttaaataatttaccAACAGATTCATATAGAATTTACTATAGGCACAATAGTAAGGCACCGGCCTATTTTATTTATGAATCTGAAGCACTTAAGAATCTGAGAGCAACATTCCTCAGACATTTGCTACAGAGTATTcacccctgcacacacacatacctGAAGATCATGTGCAGGTGTAAATACCTGTAAAAAATTCTTGAGTTCAGTATTGACATCAGTGCCTTTGTGTCTTCTCAACAGGCCAAGGGTTGAGCCCCAAATTCTGGGGGATCAGCCCAAGCTGTGTTCACCCTCCAAGAATCCCAAACTCGTGAGTTCAACATCCCGGAGAGTTCTCCTGGTGAGCCCAGGAGGTCTCACTCAGGACCTGCTGGTTTTAACACTGCAAGTGTTGGCTTTTTAGTTATCCTAATTTTCTATCCTGGCTACAATTTGTATCTTCCTTTGAAAGCTGGATAACAAACATGTTGTCGTGCTTGCATTGTCCTTCAGAAAAAATTACTTCCCAAGGCTGTTCCTTAAAATCAAGGAGTTGGTTTGACAACACAAATTCCTGGGAACTtggccctggtgctgctcatCAAGGCTTAGCCTGAGCTCGTAGTGCATAAGAGGGAGGGGTGCACCACACAACTGAGGGTCCCAGGGGTCCCCCCCAGCTGCACCACCCTCTCAAGTTTCACTCTGCATTCAGCTTCCCCTTCATTATTTATCCCTGTGTGGAGCCGTGAGGGATAGGATAAAAGAGGgtaaaaggagaagaaagggagGGTAAAGCAGCTCTCCCCATTCCAGGGGGCTGAAATGacatttccccctcccccccagtgGCTGGGACCAACAGGGCCAATTCCTCTTGCCTGAAAGAGCCAGAGGAACTTGAGGACAGATTGTGGTTGGTGTTGGAGGAGCCTCATGTATCCACAGACACCGAGCTGGATGAAGGGAACCCTCATCCCCGACACTCCCACCCGTGGTGGGTAGAgcttcccctccccacccccagagCAATGcagcccctcccctgcccaggaaGAGGAGGTAGCTGAGATACCAAAGACTTCTGCCAAATAGGGGGGGCATCTCCAGCCCACACTGAGGAGTTAAGCCCCCAGTGTGCTCACGTGAGGCTCACTTCACTCCTGGTacaaagaaaacccaacccACTCAACTTCCCCAGCTCTTGGGGTGGGGGCACAACACTGAGCCCAGCAGGATGAGAGGAAGGAGCACGGGTTTGGGAGGaccattttgggggggggtctgcGGGGTGCTGAGCTCACCACAACCCCCAGCACACGGtcagggacaggctggagacCCTGGGTGTAGACAGGGACTGCAGAGTGTGTCATGTGCTGGTGGGGACAGTGTCAAAGCCAGGGAGGGACGTTACCACAGGGAGTGAGGACACCAGAGGCAGGGTAAGACAGGGAATGCTTTTTATTCAGACCCACAGGAGAGGACGGGTGAGTCCATCACAGACTTTTTTCCATTGAAGCACAGACCATTGACAGGACAGAGCGCGGCGCACACACTGCTACAGACCCCGCGGGGTCTTCAACTAGTTAATGttccctgttccagcagcaCCCTTGTGAGTTTAGtattcctccccttcctcctctccctccccttccaCAGAATCCACCCCCACCTCCTCATAATCCTTCTCCAGGGCAGCCATATCCTCACGGGCCTCCGAGAACTCGCCCTCCTCCATGCCCTCCCCCACGTACCAGTGCACGAATGCCCTCTTGGCGTACATCAGGTCAAACTTGTGGTCCAGGCGGGCCCAGGCCTCGGCGATGGCCGTGGTGTTGCTCAGCATGCACACGGCCCTCTGCACCTTGGCCAGGTCGCCCCCGGGCACCACCGTGGGTGGCTGGTAGTTGATGCCCACCTTGAAACCGGTGGGGCACCAGTCCACAAACTGGATGGTGCGCTTGGTCTTGATGGTGGCGATGGCGGCGTTGACATCCTTGGGCACCACGTCCCCGCGGTACAGCAGGCAGCACGCCATGTACTTGCCGTGGCGAGGGTCACACTTGACCATCTGGTTGGCCGGCTCGAAGCAGGCGTTGGTGATCTCAGCCACCGAGAGCTGCTCGTGATAAGCCTTCTCAGCAGAGATGACCGGGGCGTAGGTGGCCAGTGGGAAGTGGATGCGGGGGTAGGGCACCAGGTTGGTCTGGAATTCTGTCAGGTCGACATTCAGGGCTCCGTCAAAGCGCAGAGAGGCCGTGATGGATGACACGATCTGGCCTATCAACCTGTTCAGGTTGGTGTAGGTTGGGCGCTCGATGTCCAGGTTGCGGCGGCAGATGTCGTAGATGGCCTCGTTGTCCACCATGAAGGCACAGTCGGAGTGCTCCAGGGTGGTGTGGGTGGTCAGGATGGAGTTGTAGGGCTCCACCACGGCCGTGGACACCTGCGGGGCCGGGTAGATGGAGAACTCCAGCTTGGACTTCTTGCCGTAGTCGACAGAGAGCCGCTCCAtgagcagggaggtgaagcCAGAGCCGGTGCCACCGCCAAAGCTGTGGAACACCAGgaagccctgcagccctgtgcacTGGTCAGCCTGCCAGGAGGGAAGAGGTGGGGAGGCATGTTTACTCCAGGCAGCAGAAGTTACTCCTTCCTCTCCGTGGCCTCACAAGGACATTTGGGGGCtttccaggagcagagccagaatCAGCAGGATGGGGGACAGGGTGGCACTGACTCCATCTGTGTACCCACTGACTCATGGTGAGTCACCTAGGAAAGCTTCTTGGCCTCTGGGGTGAGATGGTGCCCAGGGGCACCTCAAAGTGCAGAATTGCCactggctcagcagcagagtGGGGACAAGTTTGACCATGAACTATCACGGCCACATGACTCTGGAATGGACCGGTTTGGGGCTGCCCGTCCCCAGAACACGCAGCTGGACTTGGCCACATCAGGAGCCAAGTGGGAACAAAGAGGGAATTGCCgagctcagcaccagcagcgCCCGGGGGCTGCGGCGCTGTGGAGccgctccagctccagctgcgcCGCGTCCCGCTGCCGGCCAATGGCAGCCACTGCACAACAGGATTAacattaattaataaattaaatctaAACCCAACCCAGCGAGTCTGGAAGGGAGAGCAAGACAGAATGGAGGCTTTGTCCTCGCCCGCCACCTGCACCCCCCAGTGCCCCTACCAGCTTGCGGATGCGGTCAAGGACCAGGTCGATGATCTCCTTGCCGATGGTGTAGTGCCCGCGGGCGTAGTTGTTGGCCGCATCCTCCTTGCCCGTGATCAGCTGCTCGGGGTGGAAGAGCTGCCGGTACGTGCCCGTGCGCACCTCGTCtgcggggacagccccgggcCCCGTTAGCACCCAGCGCCCGCCGccagcgcccgccccgccggccgccccccgcgcccTCACCGATCACCGTGGGCTCCAGGTCCACGAACACGGCCCGGGGCACGTGCTTGCCGGCGCCCGTCTCGCTGAAGAAGGTGTTGAAGGAGTCGTCCCCCCCGCCGATGGTCTTGTCGCTGGGCATCTGCCCGTCGGGCTGGATGCCGTGCTCCAGGCAGtacagctcccagcaggcatTGCCGATCTGCACGCCCGCTTGGCCCACGTGGATGGAGATGCACTCGCGCTGCGGGGGCACACGGCACTGGGTCACCCACCCCTtttgtcccctctctgtcccacCCCGGCACCCACCGGGCTGGAAAGGGTCTCTCCTCAAGGCTGGATGGTGCCGGATCCTGCCCGGACGCACCCACTGTtctgggtctgggggtgctcccAGTGCAGGGCTCCCATCCTGTCGTGTGCCCATCACTGCTGGCACCCTGCCTGTGGGGGATGGGGAGCTCAGCACTTGTGGCTCATCCTGCCCTGAGGGACTGGGGCTGCGCCCAGGGTGAGACAGGGAGACCCGAGGTTGCCATCCTGCCCCGCCCTGCCCTGATGAGACCCAGCAAagccccagggtggctcagcACCGTGggctcctcctgccttcccGAGCCCCACTCGAAGCAAGACCACGCCCAGTGCGGGACTGGGGTTGGGTGTCCCATCCTGCCGTGCTTCGATTTCTGGTGCGGGATGGGGTGCTCAgcacgggggggggggggcattCCGCCCTGCCCACCCCGCACCGGGGACACTTTCTCCCTCTTTATACCGGGGCCACGCCCAGCGCAGCAGGCTGAGGGCTCAGCACCGGAGCTGGGGGGGGGGAACGGGGGTCTGTCGTGCCCGGTTTAACGGGAGCCACGCCCAGGGACGGACGGTGGCTGGTTACCGAAAGATGGGGTCCCGATCCTGCCCCTTTCAGCCGGTGCCACGCCCAGTACGGGCTAAGCTCCGGGGACCCATTCTGCCCGGTTTAACGGGAGCCACGTCTGGTTTGGGCTTGGGGTTCGGTCCCGGGAGCCATCCTGTCGGGTTTAACCATAGCTCAGTACTACGTCTCAGGGTCCCATCCTGCCCAACGGGAGCCACGCCCGGTGCACACTCGGGGCTCGGTCCCGGGGGTCTCATCTTGCCCGGTTTAATAGGAACCACGCCCGGTGCGGTACCGTGGATCAGCGCCCGGGATCCATCCTGGCCGGCTTAACGGGAGCCACGCCCTATGGAAGCTCAGCGCTACGTCCCGGGGGTCTCATCCTGCCTGGTTTAACGGGAGCCACGCCCTATGGCAGCTTAGACCTAAGTCCTGGAGGTCCCATCCTGCCCGGTTTAACGGGAGCCACGCCCGCTGCGGGCTCGGGGGCCGGTCCCGGGGGAGGCAGGAAGAGCCTTCCAGGCCCATTTAACCGGAGGTACACTCGGGGCTGGGTCCCGGGCGACACATTTTACTCGGTGTAACGGGAGCCACGCCCGGTGCGGGAGGAGTCCCGGCGCCGAGGGCTCATCCCGGGAGAGGCGGACGACAAGCCCTTGGGAATGGAGATCGGGGGGGGGTTGGGAACCAGAGACAACGGCGAGACGGGGGCCGGGGGATGAAAACCGGAGACTACGATGGGAGGGTGGGGATTGGCACCGGGGAAAACCAGGGGTCCGGGGGTGGGAGGGATGGGGCGGGCGGGAATGGAGGACAAGAGAACAGGGATTGTGGGAATAGAGACAAGGTCCCGACCCACCCCCGCACCCCCTCACCATGGCGGCGGTCGGTCCGGGGCGGTCTCACAGCCCGACGCTGAGGCGGTCGATGTAAGAGGCGCGGCGGAGCGCGGGGCTCGGTGCGGGGCTTTAtagcggcggcgg
This Haemorhous mexicanus isolate bHaeMex1 chromosome 33, bHaeMex1.pri, whole genome shotgun sequence DNA region includes the following protein-coding sequences:
- the LOC132340741 gene encoding tubulin alpha-1A chain is translated as MRECISIHVGQAGVQIGNACWELYCLEHGIQPDGQMPSDKTIGGGDDSFNTFFSETGAGKHVPRAVFVDLEPTVIDEVRTGTYRQLFHPEQLITGKEDAANNYARGHYTIGKEIIDLVLDRIRKLADQCTGLQGFLVFHSFGGGTGSGFTSLLMERLSVDYGKKSKLEFSIYPAPQVSTAVVEPYNSILTTHTTLEHSDCAFMVDNEAIYDICRRNLDIERPTYTNLNRLIGQIVSSITASLRFDGALNVDLTEFQTNLVPYPRIHFPLATYAPVISAEKAYHEQLSVAEITNACFEPANQMVKCDPRHGKYMACCLLYRGDVVPKDVNAAIATIKTKRTIQFVDWCPTGFKVGINYQPPTVVPGGDLAKVQRAVCMLSNTTAIAEAWARLDHKFDLMYAKRAFVHWYVGEGMEEGEFSEAREDMAALEKDYEEVGVDSVEGEGEEEGEEY